TTGTCATGCGCCGCTTTCCTCGCCCAGGATATAGTTCACCATGTGAAGAAACCGTTCGTTCATTTTTTGAAGGGCCGTGCTCAGCGTGAGCGCGATCACTTTCATGATCTTTTGTGTGATCACGGGATCGTTTTTCTCCAGACGGTCGTATTGATTCTTCGTCAGGACAAAGACCTTTACGTCCTGCGTCGCCCGCGCCAGGGCCGAATGGTTTCGTCCGGACAGAAAAGACAGCTCCCCGAAGAGACGCCCCTTCTTGAAGACCGCCAGGGTTTCCTGATACCAACCTTTCATGGTCTTGACCACTTCCACCTCACCCTCGACCAGCAGATATAAAGCCTTTCCTTCCTCCCCTTCATTGAAGATGATCTCCCCCTTTTTAAACGACTTCTCTTCCATGACCTCCGTTAATTTTTTTAATTCGTCCTCGGACAGTTCCTGGAAAAACGGGACCGTCTTCAGGTCCGCGACCTGGATCATCTGGGTCTCCTGTTTTATAGGGGCTTGACGAGACAATTATACGCCCCTTGATAGGACCCTTCAAGCGGAAAAGCGGGCCGGGAGGATCACCGATATAAGCGCCGCCGGAACTCACCGCGTGTTGGGGGAGGAGCCGCCGGGCACAACGCGTTCATCGCTTCGACCGGAAACCGGCGCCAGTGTACGCTCGCCGCCGAGATCGCCCGGGAGCACCGGTCGTTCCGGAAGGATGTATTCCACGTCCCGGGATTGCCCGTCCCGGTAGACCGACAAACGGACCTTCATGCCGACCTTCAAAGCGCGCATACCGTCGAGCAAGGCTTCCGGAGAGACCATCCGCACACCGTTCATGCCGGTGATGATGTCGCCGCCGAGCAGGAAAGACCGTCCGTTGATCACGACCTCCACTTGTCCACCCCGGAGCCCCGCCTTCTCCGCCGGACTCCCCGGCTCGATGACCTCCACCAGAAGGCCTGCGACCAACGGAATGCGGATAAGCTCTTGGAGGGATTCATCGACGAGCTGTCCATGAAAGCCGAGCCACGGGCGGATGACACGACCCTGCGTCATCAATGAAGGCTGTACCGTTTTGGCCAAATTGATCGGGACCGCAAACCCGATATTTTGGGCCTCCTCCATCATGGCCGTCGTGATCCCGATCACCTCGCCGCATCGGTTCAGAAGCGGGCCGCCGGAGTTGCCGGGGTTAATCGGCGTATCGGTCTGGATCATCGGCTCCATGAGCGAAAAAGGAGTCTCGGGCAGGATTCGGTTGACCGCGGAGACGATGCCTCGTGTCAAGGTCTGATCGAGCCCCAGGGGGTTTCCAATCGCCAGGACTTCCTCGCCGACGCGGACGCGATCGGAGTCGCCCAAGGTCGCCGCGGGCAGCTTGCCCGACGAGGGCGGCGGGATGCGCAGGAGGGCCAGGTCGAAAATCGGGTCTCCCCCCACAAGTTGAGCCGCAAGGCTCGTGCCGTCGTCCAGGGTCACCGTGATCACCTGGCGGTCGGATACCACGTGGAAGTTGGTCAGAATCAGTCCGGCCGGATCGATGATCACACCCGATCCCACGCTGTGGCTCACGCGGTCGAACGGTTGGTAGGGATTGACGGCCGTCGTGGCGATAAAAACAACGGACGGCGACACCCGATCAAAAATATCCGGAATGGATTCCGTGCAGCCGCCCGCCGGAGACCGCTCCGCGGCCGCGCTCGTTCGAACGGCGCTAAAGGCATTGACAACGAGAACGCCGGCCAGAAGCAACCTCCACGCGATAACCCTGGCACGCGGACCGCCGCGCTCCATCCTCATACTTGCGCCCGCTCTTTCAGCAAACCCGCCCACCGTGCAAACACCGCCCGTCCAAGGGCGTTAAGCCTCGGCAGATGCTTTCCGGCCTGCTGAAGGATCCGGCGACCGTTCAGACCCGATGCCGGAAGCTCGTCCTGAAACGTCTTCACCATGTCCTCGATGATTTGTTCGGTCACTTCCATGTGAAACAGAACCCCGTAGGACGAGCGGCCGTGGCGGAACGCCTGATGGGGGGTCCGTTCCGACGACGCCAGGGAAACCGCGCCGGAAGGCAGATCAAAAACATCGCCGTGCCAATGGTACGCTGTAAACGAGGGATCCAGGGCGGTCCAGACCGGATCCGTTTTTCCCTCCGGGGTCAACGTCACTCGATACCATCCGATCTCTTTTGTGGGCCCTTCCGCCACCACCGCACCCAACGCCGAGGCCAACAGCTGGCTGCCCAGACAGACTCCCAGAATCGGCTTGTCGTCCCGAAGCGCCTCTTCCATCAGCCGGATTTCTTGTCTTAAGAACGGATAGCGGTCCTGCTCATAGACCCCCATCGGCCCGCCCATGACGATCAGGCCGGACGATGTCTCCAAAGAATGCGGCACCGGCTGGCTTTCAAAGATGCGGACCGTTCGGATCGAAATATTTTCTTGGCGGAGAACCTCGGCAATCGTCCCGAGCGTTTCACAACGAACATGCTGTAACGCCAGGATCTCCGACATAAGGCTCCTTGCGGACCGCCCGCGTGATTCCGCCGGATTCCCGCCGGCTCCCGCCCGTCCCAATAAAGTATTCGTTCCTTGAAAGGCTTACTTTGGCGGCGGAGCAGATGCACCGTTTGATTTATTTGAACCGGAGGGTGTCGTTGGCGAGGATGTCCTCGCCCGCAATCATTCGCCCGATCGCCGTATCCTCGCCGACTTGATCGATCACGACCTCGCCCACGATCACCGGCGTGGGTTTCGGAATCTCACCCGTCTCGGGGTCATTGACCTTTTCCAGATAGGTCTGGACGTAGCCGGTCATGCCGACCACAAGGCCTTTGTTGGAACCCCCGTTCAAGGTCACGAGGTCGGCATTCTTACTGACGATTTTCATGTCGGGAACCCGGGGAACCGCTTTCGAAATCGATTCTCCGAGAGTAACGACGTCGTCCCGCGTGATCTCCATGGACCGGCGGCCCTGAAAGCTCAAGGTATGCTGGTCGGCGTACATGACGGCCTTGTTTCGGCTAAGAAGCCGAAGCTCCACCACGATCGTCTTATCGATCCGGGAAAATCGGGTGACGGTCCCCGAGACCACGCCGTCGATCATGCGCTTGTCCATCAAGCTTTGGATCGTCTCGCCGGCGTCCCGGGGCG
This Nitrospiria bacterium DNA region includes the following protein-coding sequences:
- a CDS encoding cyclic nucleotide-binding domain-containing protein, producing MIQVADLKTVPFFQELSEDELKKLTEVMEEKSFKKGEIIFNEGEEGKALYLLVEGEVEVVKTMKGWYQETLAVFKKGRLFGELSFLSGRNHSALARATQDVKVFVLTKNQYDRLEKNDPVITQKIMKVIALTLSTALQKMNERFLHMVNYILGEESGA
- a CDS encoding trypsin-like peptidase domain-containing protein — translated: MERGGPRARVIAWRLLLAGVLVVNAFSAVRTSAAAERSPAGGCTESIPDIFDRVSPSVVFIATTAVNPYQPFDRVSHSVGSGVIIDPAGLILTNFHVVSDRQVITVTLDDGTSLAAQLVGGDPIFDLALLRIPPPSSGKLPAATLGDSDRVRVGEEVLAIGNPLGLDQTLTRGIVSAVNRILPETPFSLMEPMIQTDTPINPGNSGGPLLNRCGEVIGITTAMMEEAQNIGFAVPINLAKTVQPSLMTQGRVIRPWLGFHGQLVDESLQELIRIPLVAGLLVEVIEPGSPAEKAGLRGGQVEVVINGRSFLLGGDIITGMNGVRMVSPEALLDGMRALKVGMKVRLSVYRDGQSRDVEYILPERPVLPGDLGGERTLAPVSGRSDERVVPGGSSPNTR
- a CDS encoding gamma-glutamyl-gamma-aminobutyrate hydrolase family protein (Members of this family of hydrolases with an active site Cys residue belong to MEROPS family C26.) → MSEILALQHVRCETLGTIAEVLRQENISIRTVRIFESQPVPHSLETSSGLIVMGGPMGVYEQDRYPFLRQEIRLMEEALRDDKPILGVCLGSQLLASALGAVVAEGPTKEIGWYRVTLTPEGKTDPVWTALDPSFTAYHWHGDVFDLPSGAVSLASSERTPHQAFRHGRSSYGVLFHMEVTEQIIEDMVKTFQDELPASGLNGRRILQQAGKHLPRLNALGRAVFARWAGLLKERAQV